In the Deinococcus yavapaiensis KR-236 genome, GTCTTCGGAACCGCCGTCGTGAGCGGCATGGCCGCCGACCTCGAAAATCGTATGGGTACGTGGAGAGCGCTTCGCGCTCGCCCGACGTCGCCCGCGTCGCTGTGGCTCGCGAAATTCACCTTCGTCGCGCTCGTGACGCTGCTCGCCCACGTCCTGCTGTTCGTCGCGACCGTGTTGGGCGGCTTGGTCGTCCTGGGAGCGGGAGACATTCCGCTCGTCGCCTTCGCGGGGATCGCCGGGTTGCTGTGGCTGGTCAGCTTGCCGCTCGTCGCCCTGCACTTGTGGATCGGCGGGTGGCGAGGCGTCGGCGCGTCCGTTCTCGTGGGCGTCGTCGGCTTGATGGCAGGGCAACTCCTGCCGAGCGTCTTGCGTTGGAGGGACGTTTGGATGGTGCTGCCGTGGGAATGGCCGACACACGCACGCGGCCTCGTGCCGAGCTTGCTCCAAGGCAGCGTGCCGAGCGAGGCGACCCTGTTGATCGGACTCGCGGTCGTGTCGAGCGTGTTGTTCTTGCTGGCTGCAGCGACATGGTTCACACGCCGTGAGGACCGCTGAGCATCGTTTGACGGCAAGGATGGGGTGCCCACCTTGGTGGGCGCCCCATTCGTTCTAATCCTGATTCACGAGCTTGGTGAAGAAGCTTTCCCGGTGTTCGAGAATGGCGAGGCTTTCCACGTATCAAGTGCGCAAAGACCTTCGGGGCACTGGCCGAGCGAGCGCCTTCGTCAAAGCGGTGGAGCGCACGGAGCCCGTCGAGTCAGAGCGACGCGGCCAGGAGTGCGCCGTTCAAGCGACGTATTCCAATTTGCCCGCCTGCCAGAAGGGCAGGAGCGTCTCCAGCAATTCGCGGGGTGGCAGCGGCGAAGCGCCCACCATGACGTCGAGCCCTCCGCGTCCAACCAGCGAAAGCGCTTTGTACTGCTTGCGTGTCACGCGCGTCTGGTCGCTCCAACCGCCCGTGAACCGCAGCGGGGTCGTCCAATCGGGAAAGGCCTTGTCGAGCGGTTGCCACGCGTCGCTCTCCGTGAGCAAGCGGGTGAGCAGGGCTTCGCGACGTATGTTCACGGTGCGTGCGGGCGCCACGGCGTTCTGGTCGAAGTTGAAGCGCCCTTCGATGAGGCTGGCGATGAGGCTGAGCGCTTCATCGCCGGTGCGGCCGAGGGCGCTCGCATGCACGACGTCGCCGCTCGTCAACCACACGTCACCACCGCGAGGATGATCGATGTGCAACTTCCCCGACCGTCCGCTCGTGAGCAGCAGTTGCATCACGTCGAGCAGGGCGAAGTCCGCGAGATTGCCTGAAAGCATGAGGGCAGTCTAGAGCATTTCCGAACGGCGAGGCGGGCACGCGCCCAGCTGGGCGCGTGTCCGCCTCGAACGCCTCAGTCCATCGCCGTGGCGAACACCGCTTCGTCTTGCCGCACGTTCGCGCCGATGCTTTTCAAGCGCTCCGCGATCCGCTCGTACCCGCGGTTGATGTACTGCATTCCGTCGATGACGGTCTCTCCTTGAGCGGCGAGGGCGGCCACGAAGAGCGCGGCGCCCGCGCGAATGTCGGCGGCGCGGACGTGGGCGCCGTGCAGCAACGTGCCGCCGCGAATGACTTGCGTGTGGTCCATCACGCTGATGTCGGCGCCCATGCGTACGAGCGGCGCGACGTGCGTGAGACGATCGGGGTACACGGGATCGGTGACGGCGCTCGTTCCCTCGACCGTGGCGAGCAGCGCGGCCATTTGAGGCTGGATGTCCGTCGGGAAGCCGGGAAAGGCAGCGGTGGTGACGTTCGTCGGCACCAAGCTCGCTCGCGCGTCGACGAGCAGGGTCCGCTCGCCTTCGAGGACTTGCGCGCCCATCTCCTGCAACTTGCCGCTCAGCGCGCGCAGGTGGGCAGGGTGAACGTTCGTGAGGGCGAGTTTCGAGCGCGTCGCGGCCGCCGCGATCATCCACGTGCCCGCTTCGATGCGGTCGGGAATGACGGTGTACTCGCCGCCCGAAAGCTTCTCGACGCCTTCGACGACGATGGTGTGCGTGCCCGCGCCCGTGATGCGCGCTCCAAGCGAGTTGAGGAAGTTCACCATGTCGGCGACGTCCGTGTCGATCGAGGCGTTTTCGAGGCGAACCGTGCCTTCGCCGAGCACGGCGGCGAGAATGGCGTTTTGCGTGCCGCCCACCGTCAGCATCTCGAAGACGTAGCCGCCCGTGAGAGGCTGGGGCCGCGTGGCCGAGAAGGAGCCCGCGTCCTCGGTGAGGGTGACGCCGATCGCGCGGAAGGCCTTGAGGTGCTGATCGACGGGACGGTAACCGAAGGCGCAGCCGCCCGGCAAGCTGACCTTGGCTTCGCCCGCGCGCGAAAGAAGCGCTCCCATCACGATGAACGAAGCGCGCATCTTGCTGACGAGAGCGTACGGCGTTTCGACGGACGTCAGGTGCGGCGTGTGCAGGACGACCGAGTTCGGGCCGATCCACTCGAAGCGGGTCCCGAGCGACGCGACGATGTCGAGAATGGTGTGGATATCCGAGAGGCGCGGAATGCCGTGCAAGGTGATCGGTTCGCTCGAGAGCAGGGAGGCGACGATGATGGGAAGCGCGGCGTTCTTGCTGGGTTGAACGGCGATTTCGCCTTCTAAGGGTGAGCCGCCGAGGATCACGAGGGGCGCGAGTTGAGACACTGGCATTCCTTTCGGGAAGGGTCGGTCCCACTGAATGAGGCGACCCTGAGGTTTCGAGTTGAAAGCGCCAAGAGCGCTCCCACGTATGTTACACATCGTACTCACGTGCGTCTATGGCTTTCTTGGTGCATCGTGTTGAGCGTGCGTAAAGAGCGTGCTAGGCTAGGAACGCTCAAGCTGAAGATGCAGTCGTGATTTTCAGCGTCAGCGAACGACACCGCGCGGCTCGCTACCTCGTTTCCTCCTCGCCGCGAGTGCTTTGGGGGTCGGTCATGCCGAAGAAAGAACGCAAACGCCTACAAGTGGTGATTTCAGAAGAGCAAGACGCTCTTCTGACGAAAACCGCTTACGAACTGTCGAGCCCCGAGCGTCTCATTTCAAAGAGCGAAGTCGTGCGGCTCGCGATCGAGAAGATCGCCAAGGACTTGGAAGCGGGCGGCGAGTCCACCGAAGAGTACCGAGCTTTGCTGGAAGACGAGGACATCAAGGACGACTGAAAGTCGGCTTGGAACGAGGCGCACGTCGGCAGTGCGCCTTTTCTCGTTTCGACTCACCCGCGCCTTCGGTACACTGCCTTCATGGAGCAGACAACGAACGCCAAGGCGCTGCTCGCCGGGCGTTACGAGCTCGGCGGCCTGATCGGCGAAGGTGGCAGCGCCCGCGTTTACCGCGCGCGCGACACCGTCCTCGGACGCGACGTCGCCGTGAAGCTCTTGCGCGACCGCGTCTCGGACAGCGACCGCCACCGCTTCGAGCGCGAAATCCGCACGCTGGCGCGCATTTCGCATCCCGGCATCGTCGCCATCCA is a window encoding:
- a CDS encoding transcriptional regulator; this translates as MPKKERKRLQVVISEEQDALLTKTAYELSSPERLISKSEVVRLAIEKIAKDLEAGGESTEEYRALLEDEDIKDD
- a CDS encoding DUF4388 domain-containing protein, giving the protein MLSGNLADFALLDVMQLLLTSGRSGKLHIDHPRGGDVWLTSGDVVHASALGRTGDEALSLIASLIEGRFNFDQNAVAPARTVNIRREALLTRLLTESDAWQPLDKAFPDWTTPLRFTGGWSDQTRVTRKQYKALSLVGRGGLDVMVGASPLPPRELLETLLPFWQAGKLEYVA
- a CDS encoding ABC transporter permease: MTPPSLSIASRGSFGSLVNVEWLKFRRTAVVVIPLIAALGFAALALFAARQATGDDATRLGGRWAFAVFLLAAVWSSMWSVFGTAVVSGMAADLENRMGTWRALRARPTSPASLWLAKFTFVALVTLLAHVLLFVATVLGGLVVLGAGDIPLVAFAGIAGLLWLVSLPLVALHLWIGGWRGVGASVLVGVVGLMAGQLLPSVLRWRDVWMVLPWEWPTHARGLVPSLLQGSVPSEATLLIGLAVVSSVLFLLAAATWFTRREDR
- the murA gene encoding UDP-N-acetylglucosamine 1-carboxyvinyltransferase, translated to MPVSQLAPLVILGGSPLEGEIAVQPSKNAALPIIVASLLSSEPITLHGIPRLSDIHTILDIVASLGTRFEWIGPNSVVLHTPHLTSVETPYALVSKMRASFIVMGALLSRAGEAKVSLPGGCAFGYRPVDQHLKAFRAIGVTLTEDAGSFSATRPQPLTGGYVFEMLTVGGTQNAILAAVLGEGTVRLENASIDTDVADMVNFLNSLGARITGAGTHTIVVEGVEKLSGGEYTVIPDRIEAGTWMIAAAATRSKLALTNVHPAHLRALSGKLQEMGAQVLEGERTLLVDARASLVPTNVTTAAFPGFPTDIQPQMAALLATVEGTSAVTDPVYPDRLTHVAPLVRMGADISVMDHTQVIRGGTLLHGAHVRAADIRAGAALFVAALAAQGETVIDGMQYINRGYERIAERLKSIGANVRQDEAVFATAMD